The sequence below is a genomic window from Colletotrichum destructivum chromosome 4, complete sequence.
GAGGTGAAAAGAGTCCTTGTTCAAGAACGATTCCCGAACGTCGGCAAAGATCTTCTTCCAGTCTGAGTGTGTAGCCAGGAGAGGAACCTCTAGGCTGCCAATCACCAACGGGTACATGAGCCCGTTCAGAACCAGAAGTTTGTCGTTTTCGGGCAATTTGAGTGCCCGATTTAACGCGTATACTGATGCCGCTAGGCGGCATAGAACGACATCTCTTGAAGGGAACGGTGCTGCAACGGCAAGATCAACCTCCCGTTGAACTGTGTCCATGGCTGTGTTCGTCTTTCGTTTGTTTCTCTCAAGTCTTCTCACATCCAAGACTGCTGTGTACCTCCAACAATCCCAAAGAATGCATTGTGCATGCACACCAACTTCTCCGGGCCAGGCCCATAGCCGAGCCTCGACGTCACTTGCGTCATCATCCCCAATGTCAGCAAGAATGTCGAGGAGACTCCTTGGCAACCCCGAtacgacctcgacgccgccaactcGTCCCCCCTTCCATCCATCTTGCACATTGCGAAGGCAACGCCAAACGCCCATGCTCTTAGTCATTCGTCCCAGAACCATGGGCTTCATGTCCATAATGGAGAGAACCTCGATGGAATGCCGGATGGTGAAGTCATGGTCGGCTGCAGGCAATAGACTTTCGATTCCCGTCTCTAAATGGTAAAGACCAGCCATGAGCTGAAGATACCTTGTCCAAGGTCGGGCTTGGAGTAGCTATATTGACAGGTTCAGTGTGTAGGTCTTGGGAAACAAGTCACTTCCCTCACCCTCCAGCGCGCGGATTGCAAGACTTGGTTGAAGAGATGATAACGACGGCGTTGGGGGTTTGAACGAGAACTTACACAAAGGCTACACAGAAGTAGACCAGCCGATACGGTAGATGCATCGAAAGAATTTTGTCGGGTTTCTAACTCTGATCGGAATGTCTGGAGTGCGTGGTCGACGCGCTCCATCGATGGTACTGAGAACCCGTCCTCTAAATATGCTTGGAGAGCTTCGCAGACGGTAGTGAAGGCTTGGCTCTTCTGCGCCATGGCCACAAAATGGGCTCTCACCCAATTTtggctctcggtggtataCAAGCGATGGATTCCAGTGGAGAGAACTTTTGCCATGGATAGATTAGTGAATGACACGTTCGACAATAACCCTGACGCTGCCTCTGATTGAGACTCAAAAAGCCACAAGCTAGGGAAAAGGCCGAAATGAGTTGCCTTCGTAGGACTTACACCTTTGGAATAGCTGCTTGCTCGGATCACTGGTGCCACCAGCAGGTGAGGTTGCTAAGGAAGATGCATCTGGTTGTGATCTCGGCCTGTCGGGGTTTGAGACGAAGCCGTATAGCATAACACTTTTGTTACTAGAAGACGTGGAGGACGAGCTGTTGCAGGGTTGTGAGTGTTCGACGATCGACAGATCGGCAGAGGATTTTGGCGGGTCTGCGCCTGAACTCCCGGCAGCAGGGGTTGCTGCTCCGGCGAACCTGCCCCTCGAGGCTATTCCGTTGGTCCATTTGAGTGCGGTGCTGTAGCCTTCGCACTGAATGCCTCTTCTCTGGCAAGCCCAGCAGTCTGGACGCGTTTCGTCACATTTGCGTTTCCGTCGCTTGCAGTTGGAACATCCGCCCCGGGAACGACCCATGGATTGAAAACGACTCAGTTGAAGGATGCGCGTCAGTATTCTTAACTTGGGGCGCGTTGATCTGTCTCTGCACGGAGTTTGCCGTCAGGAGGGATTACGAGAGAAGTCCGAGGTAGCCGTCAAGCGGGGAAATAAAGAAATGTTCTGCAATGGCAAGAAAACAATGTCCCAACAGGCAGAACAAGGCGCCATCGCATATATATGCCGCATAGGGCATGGCTCGGACGCCTCGCCTGGGGGTGGAAACGCGGGGGTGTCGACGCGCCAAGACGATGAAAGTTTCAATGTCAAAGCACGGAACCTACTCGGAATGAGTATTGGAGCGTCCGAACGAAGGACGACTCTGTGATTGCTCTGTTCCAGAGATCGGTTTGTGCACTTTTGCGCACGTGAAGTAGTGAGAATTCCTCCAAAAAGCTTCGCGTTGGT
It includes:
- a CDS encoding Putative zn(2)Cys(6) fungal-type DNA-binding domain-containing protein, whose amino-acid sequence is MGRSRGGCSNCKRRKRKCDETRPDCWACQRRGIQCEGYSTALKWTNGIASRGRFAGAATPAAGSSGADPPKSSADLSIVEHSQPCNSSSSTSSSNKSVMLYGFVSNPDRPRSQPDASSLATSPAGGTSDPSKQLFQRSSGLLSNVSFTNLSMAKVLSTGIHRLYTTESQNWVRAHFVAMAQKSQAFTTVCEALQAYLEDGFSVPSMERVDHALQTFRSELETRQNSFDASTVSAGLLLCSLCLLQARPWTRYLQLMAGLYHLETGIESLLPAADHDFTIRHSIEVLSIMDMKPMVLGRMTKSMGVWRCLRNVQDGWKGGRVGGVEVVSGLPRSLLDILADIGDDDASDVEARLWAWPGEVGVHAQCILWDCWRYTAVLDVRRLERNKRKTNTAMDTVQREVDLAVAAPFPSRDVVLCRLAASVYALNRALKLPENDKLLVLNGLMYPLVIGSLEVPLLATHSDWKKIFADVRESFLNKDSFHLMKVVDEVLNEAWREGTDTFDIEAAARMRGVEIAVF